One genomic region from Streptomyces sp. NBC_00582 encodes:
- a CDS encoding thiamine pyrophosphate-binding protein, with product MTRVSGGDIVVRLLQQAGVDRMFGINGAHIDSVYQAALDHRLPIVDTRHEMNAGHAAEGYARVRNALGVALLTAGGGFTNAVTSMANAHLDRTPVLYLAASGPLAGDQTNTLQAGLDQVAIATPVTKWAHRVTRASLIPRILARAIRTALSAPRGPVLVDIPWDVLTGQLDEMPDLTTELLHGADHGPGLAQAGVYQILRLLAESRRPVIVAGSEVPRSGAGGELRAFAERLGVPLMSDYEGLGAISRSPMNFGLVQGLYGMPPEDEPDLVIMAGLRFGLTTAHGSGALIPRDARVVQIDPSGAELGHLQPVTLSVAADPLPVLQDLNREPVTGRAAGADLVGWRNTLRAHLQRRREAVAAQVVHDERVHPYDAVRAIAAAVPDASVVVADGALTYLWLSETISEAPVSAFLCHGYLGSMGVGMGIALGAQAAVEPGTNVVLVTGDGSVGYSLGEFDSMVRAGLGAVVVVLNNRAWGATLHAQEILLGKDRIVNNRLENGSYAAAAIALGADGYQVRALDELAPALAKALQSGRPSCIEVHVSLDPIPPEERVIMGGSPF from the coding sequence ATGACTCGTGTGTCCGGCGGCGACATCGTCGTCCGTCTCCTCCAACAGGCCGGTGTCGACCGGATGTTCGGCATCAACGGCGCGCACATCGACTCCGTCTACCAGGCCGCGCTCGACCACCGGCTGCCCATCGTGGACACGCGGCACGAGATGAACGCGGGCCACGCGGCGGAAGGCTACGCACGCGTACGCAACGCTCTCGGTGTCGCGTTGCTGACGGCCGGCGGCGGGTTCACCAACGCCGTCACGTCGATGGCCAACGCACACCTCGATCGCACTCCTGTGCTCTACCTCGCCGCGTCCGGCCCGCTGGCGGGCGACCAGACCAACACTCTGCAGGCGGGGCTGGACCAGGTGGCGATCGCGACACCCGTCACCAAGTGGGCGCACCGGGTGACGCGCGCGTCGCTGATTCCCCGCATCCTGGCTCGCGCCATCCGCACCGCGCTGTCCGCGCCACGCGGACCCGTGCTGGTGGACATCCCCTGGGACGTGCTGACCGGACAGCTCGACGAGATGCCCGACCTGACCACGGAACTCCTGCACGGCGCCGACCACGGACCGGGGCTCGCACAGGCCGGGGTGTATCAGATCCTCCGGCTGCTGGCGGAGTCCCGGCGGCCGGTGATCGTCGCGGGGTCCGAGGTACCGAGATCCGGCGCCGGCGGCGAGCTCCGGGCTTTCGCCGAGCGACTCGGCGTACCCCTGATGTCGGACTACGAGGGCCTCGGCGCGATCTCGCGCAGCCCCATGAACTTCGGCCTGGTGCAGGGGTTGTACGGCATGCCGCCCGAAGACGAACCCGACCTGGTGATCATGGCGGGACTCCGGTTCGGCCTCACCACAGCGCACGGCTCGGGCGCGCTGATACCGCGTGACGCGCGTGTGGTGCAGATCGACCCTTCCGGCGCGGAACTGGGACACCTGCAGCCGGTCACGCTGTCGGTCGCCGCCGACCCGCTCCCGGTACTCCAGGACCTCAACCGGGAACCCGTCACCGGGCGGGCCGCCGGGGCGGATCTGGTCGGCTGGCGCAACACCCTGCGTGCGCACCTGCAGCGGCGGCGCGAAGCCGTGGCCGCTCAGGTCGTCCACGACGAGCGCGTTCATCCCTACGACGCCGTACGCGCCATCGCCGCGGCGGTGCCCGATGCATCGGTGGTCGTCGCCGACGGCGCGCTCACCTACCTCTGGCTGTCGGAGACGATCTCCGAGGCACCGGTGTCCGCGTTCCTCTGCCACGGCTATCTCGGCTCCATGGGAGTCGGCATGGGCATCGCGCTGGGAGCCCAGGCAGCTGTCGAACCCGGCACGAACGTCGTTCTCGTGACCGGTGACGGGTCGGTCGGCTACAGCCTCGGCGAGTTCGACTCGATGGTGCGCGCGGGGCTCGGAGCGGTCGTCGTCGTACTCAACAACCGGGCCTGGGGCGCCACTCTGCACGCGCAGGAGATCCTGCTCGGCAAGGACCGGATCGTCAACAACCGGCTGGAGAACGGCTCCTACGCCGCCGCCGCGATCGCGCTCGGTGCGGACGGCTATCAGGTGCGCGCCCTTGATGAACTCGCGCCTGCCCTCGCCAAGGCTCTCCAGAGCGGGCGGCCGTCGTGCATCGAGGTGCATGTGAGTCTCGACCCGATCCCGCCGGAGGAACGGGTGATCATGGGCGGCAGCCCGTTCTGA
- a CDS encoding VOC family protein, translating into MLFDFGQPTDGLIQMAFVVEDLDAAMARFSDSFRVGPWTVLRDFAGENPRYRGAPSQARAHVALGFGGHMQYELIQPADELPSVHRDVISQRGYGFHHFGYASTAFDEAVEAMHRKGYETLFSASVGPDSRVAYFDTRDVLPGMTELIESSPGLNATFTAMYKASL; encoded by the coding sequence ATGTTGTTCGACTTCGGCCAACCGACCGACGGCCTCATCCAGATGGCCTTCGTCGTCGAGGATCTCGACGCGGCGATGGCCCGGTTCAGCGACAGCTTCCGGGTCGGACCTTGGACGGTCCTGCGCGACTTCGCCGGCGAGAACCCCCGCTACCGGGGCGCACCGTCGCAGGCACGCGCACACGTGGCGCTCGGCTTCGGCGGGCACATGCAATACGAGCTCATCCAGCCCGCAGACGAGCTGCCGTCGGTCCATCGCGACGTGATCAGCCAGCGCGGGTACGGCTTCCACCACTTCGGTTATGCCTCCACCGCATTCGACGAAGCAGTGGAGGCAATGCACCGGAAGGGTTATGAAACCCTGTTCAGCGCGTCCGTCGGACCCGACTCGCGCGTCGCCTATTTCGACACCCGCGACGTCCTGCCCGGCATGACCGAGCTCATCGAGTCGAGCCCGGGTCTCAACGCGACCTTCACCGCCATGTACAAGGCATCCCTGTGA
- a CDS encoding ABC transporter substrate-binding protein has product MTSLSRRRLIGRGAALGAAALVAPIAAGPAAAATGSADTVKPFPGTPVEEETKSLDQLYADARREGGKLVIYAGGDTSDQQDGTKQAFLAQFPDIDLTTVVDYSKYHDVRIDNQLATDTLVPDVVQLQTLQDFTRWKQQGALLPYKPAGFSKLYDGFRDPDGAWLAIAVGAFSYMYDASLGAQGPATPYELADTRWQGAISSSYPNDDDAILFLYTLYAQAYGWDWLSRLAAQKIAFGRGTPTPITAVVSKQKQVGIGGFGSLARQLAPGVTWVVADGHPFMSWGQRAAILRGAKHPAAAKLYLNWSISSAVQQTSVNGWSVRTDVTPTGGLKPIWQYRNAHLDEFPRFMADRAEAERWRQTFTLYFGEVQGAPTPGWLGLHPGQ; this is encoded by the coding sequence ATGACTTCACTGAGCAGGCGACGGCTAATTGGAAGGGGCGCCGCACTCGGCGCGGCGGCACTGGTCGCCCCCATCGCCGCCGGTCCCGCGGCGGCGGCCACCGGGAGCGCAGACACGGTTAAGCCGTTCCCCGGCACTCCCGTGGAGGAGGAGACCAAGTCGCTCGACCAGCTGTACGCGGACGCCAGGCGCGAGGGCGGCAAACTGGTCATCTACGCCGGCGGCGACACCTCCGACCAGCAGGACGGGACCAAGCAGGCGTTCCTGGCCCAGTTCCCTGACATCGACCTGACCACGGTGGTCGACTACAGCAAGTACCACGACGTGCGCATCGACAACCAACTGGCCACCGACACCCTCGTCCCGGACGTGGTGCAGCTGCAGACCCTGCAGGACTTCACCCGATGGAAGCAGCAGGGCGCGCTGCTGCCCTACAAGCCGGCCGGGTTCTCGAAGCTCTATGACGGCTTCCGTGACCCGGACGGGGCCTGGCTGGCCATCGCGGTCGGCGCCTTCAGCTACATGTACGACGCCTCCCTGGGCGCCCAGGGTCCCGCCACGCCCTACGAGCTGGCCGACACGCGCTGGCAGGGTGCGATCTCCTCCTCCTACCCGAACGACGATGACGCGATCCTGTTCCTGTACACGCTGTATGCCCAGGCCTACGGGTGGGACTGGTTGAGCCGGCTGGCCGCCCAGAAGATCGCGTTCGGCCGCGGCACCCCCACCCCCATCACCGCGGTCGTCAGCAAGCAGAAACAGGTCGGCATCGGAGGCTTCGGCTCACTGGCCCGTCAGCTCGCCCCCGGCGTCACGTGGGTCGTCGCGGACGGGCACCCGTTCATGTCCTGGGGCCAGCGCGCCGCGATCCTGCGCGGCGCCAAGCATCCCGCCGCCGCCAAGCTCTACCTGAACTGGTCCATTTCATCCGCTGTGCAGCAGACCTCCGTCAACGGCTGGTCCGTACGCACCGACGTCACCCCCACCGGCGGGCTCAAGCCGATCTGGCAGTACCGCAACGCCCACCTCGACGAATTCCCGCGCTTCATGGCCGACCGCGCCGAGGCCGAACGCTGGCGGCAGACCTTCACCCTCTACTTCGGCGAGGTCCAGGGCGCTCCCACCCCCGGCTGGCTGGGGCTGCACCCCGGCCAGTAG
- a CDS encoding MarR family winged helix-turn-helix transcriptional regulator produces the protein MTEVGLSRRELQVWRRLAAVLVVLPEAVEAQLQRDGGLTQFGYGVLAALSEAPGHRMRMSELAHMARGSQSRLSHMMVGLERRGWVRRERAAEDGRGNLAVLTEAGYAKLAALAPGHVGTVRRAVIDALSPRQLDELEGICAALLPSALRERERILGRHGGDAAERPQIDDVMSAGGPDRHSTARREPTPTVALTRLLACATDRADRRPPHHATPAADPPDPTDGLSLLSEARREIDLAELELIDRARAGGQTWEQIAAALDMPDRRQAQTRYRRLRERWLPLEPDPRG, from the coding sequence GTGACAGAGGTGGGATTGAGTAGGCGCGAGTTGCAGGTGTGGCGGCGGCTGGCGGCCGTGCTGGTCGTGCTGCCCGAAGCCGTGGAGGCGCAGCTGCAACGCGACGGTGGCCTCACGCAGTTCGGCTACGGGGTGCTGGCTGCGCTCTCCGAGGCGCCGGGACACCGCATGCGCATGAGTGAGCTGGCGCACATGGCGCGCGGCTCGCAGTCGCGACTCTCGCACATGATGGTCGGCTTGGAGCGCCGGGGGTGGGTGCGCCGCGAGCGCGCCGCCGAGGACGGGCGCGGCAACCTCGCCGTCCTGACCGAGGCGGGCTACGCGAAACTCGCCGCCCTGGCCCCTGGGCACGTGGGGACCGTGCGCAGGGCGGTCATCGACGCGCTCAGCCCCCGGCAGCTGGACGAGCTGGAAGGCATCTGCGCGGCGCTGCTGCCCTCCGCGCTCCGCGAGCGCGAGCGGATACTCGGTCGGCATGGTGGCGACGCTGCCGAACGTCCTCAAATTGATGACGTGATGTCGGCCGGCGGGCCCGACCGCCACAGCACGGCACGGCGCGAGCCCACCCCGACGGTCGCGCTCACCCGGCTGCTCGCCTGCGCGACCGACCGCGCCGACAGACGGCCGCCCCACCACGCGACCCCGGCCGCCGACCCGCCGGACCCCACCGACGGCCTCTCCCTGTTGTCCGAAGCCCGCCGTGAGATCGACCTCGCCGAGCTCGAACTCATCGACCGTGCCCGCGCCGGAGGCCAGACCTGGGAACAGATCGCCGCCGCGCTCGACATGCCCGACCGCCGCCAAGCCCAGACCCGCTACCGCCGCCTGCGCGAACGCTGGCTCCCACTCGAACCCGACCCCCGCGGCTGA
- a CDS encoding nuclear transport factor 2 family protein: MRPLTRTLAGALALSTVLIVGEPAMAASRPAVTAARAEASQISRSKALVTDFTQRLYNRHDLSAIDAYLDADFTQHDPRIADGPTGLRDYLTAQNAAHPDSYLSVKRVIAEGDLVAVHSNLVLDPRTRGYSVLDLYRLSGGKIVEHWDTIQEVPATTVSGNDMFSTLSSPQVSRPDPSAPTALNKQLVTDMYKQVFVDKDVTAFDRYVVAPYYQHNPGFANGIQAAKDGISGMFSAFPDFHSDTYRVIAEGDLVVLQSRGTFTSDMAQGVFDIYRVQNGKVVEHWDIVQNVPSTSSNNNSMF; encoded by the coding sequence ATGAGACCACTCACAAGGACACTGGCCGGCGCTCTCGCGCTGTCCACCGTCCTGATCGTCGGCGAACCCGCCATGGCGGCGTCCCGACCGGCCGTAACGGCAGCCCGGGCAGAGGCGTCGCAGATCTCCCGCAGCAAGGCGCTGGTCACGGACTTCACGCAGCGGCTGTACAACCGGCATGACCTGTCCGCCATCGACGCCTACCTCGATGCGGACTTCACCCAGCACGATCCCCGCATCGCCGACGGGCCGACAGGATTGCGCGACTACCTGACCGCGCAGAACGCGGCCCACCCCGACTCGTACCTCTCGGTCAAGCGCGTCATCGCGGAGGGCGACCTCGTCGCTGTCCACAGCAACCTGGTCCTCGACCCGCGGACCAGGGGCTACTCCGTCCTCGACCTGTACCGCCTGTCCGGCGGCAAGATCGTCGAGCACTGGGACACGATCCAGGAAGTGCCGGCGACGACGGTCAGCGGCAACGACATGTTCTCGACCCTCAGCTCCCCCCAGGTGAGCCGGCCGGACCCGAGCGCCCCCACCGCGCTCAACAAGCAACTCGTCACGGACATGTACAAGCAGGTGTTCGTGGACAAGGACGTCACCGCGTTCGACCGCTATGTCGTCGCCCCCTACTACCAGCACAACCCCGGCTTCGCCAACGGCATCCAGGCGGCCAAGGACGGGATCTCCGGGATGTTCTCGGCTTTCCCCGACTTCCACTCCGACACCTACCGGGTCATCGCCGAAGGCGACCTGGTCGTGCTCCAGTCCCGCGGCACCTTCACGTCGGACATGGCCCAGGGTGTCTTCGACATCTACCGGGTGCAGAACGGCAAGGTCGTGGAGCACTGGGACATCGTCCAGAACGTGCCCTCCACCTCCTCCAACAACAACTCCATGTTCTGA
- a CDS encoding MarR family winged helix-turn-helix transcriptional regulator has translation MSVDDETLVTWWGLILEGFSRAHGRIDADLREVADLPGPWFEVLLRLSRTPGRELPLTRLAKEVAFSSGGFTKMTDRLVARGLIERRPSPTDRRVTLAGLTPQGARVLDRALRVHLDSLRRYVLEPLGAERLEQVAVGMKELRDHEGGTPTL, from the coding sequence GTGTCCGTCGACGACGAGACGCTGGTGACCTGGTGGGGGCTCATTCTGGAGGGTTTCAGTCGCGCCCATGGGCGTATCGATGCGGACCTGCGCGAGGTCGCGGATCTGCCCGGACCGTGGTTCGAAGTCCTGCTGAGGCTCTCACGGACGCCCGGCCGTGAGCTCCCGCTCACCCGCCTCGCCAAGGAAGTTGCCTTCTCCAGCGGTGGGTTCACCAAGATGACCGACCGGCTGGTTGCCAGGGGCCTGATTGAGCGGCGGCCGAGCCCCACTGATCGCCGAGTCACACTGGCCGGGCTCACCCCGCAGGGCGCGCGTGTGCTGGATCGTGCGCTCAGGGTGCACCTCGACAGTCTCCGCCGGTACGTCCTCGAACCGCTGGGGGCCGAGCGGCTCGAACAGGTGGCCGTCGGTATGAAGGAGCTGCGCGATCATGAGGGTGGGACACCTACTCTCTGA
- a CDS encoding ATP-binding cassette domain-containing protein, with translation MRGLAKRFGGVTALDGVGLSVASGEAVAVIGPNGAGKSTLLKLIAGVHRPTEGEIWLGERRLDRMSAHRITRGGVALAHQVPRPFHGLTVQENVRIGAMAGRPHLHSGEIDEILALCRLDTKASRPADSLRVLDLKRLEVARALATRPRVLMFDEVAAGLVGRELDEAIDLIRQVHDRGITMLLVEHIERVVRELVDRVLVLNWGRPLAEGTPAEIAANEEVRAVYLGDGDKTQAPPTRTPAAVSTSDTGAVLALDTVSAAYGDMVALRDFTMRVDAGQIVTVLGANGAGKSTLCATIMGTVEARSGSVHAFGKDITGMPTHDRARLGIAYCQEGRRIFPGLTVAENLMLGAPLALGNDEVRARMERVHAIFPVLAERATQQATTMSGGQQQMLAVGRALMADPQVLICDEISLGLAPVAIDALYGALDEINSQGVAIVLVEQNVKRALGIADHAVVLSRGRISYSGDPAGLLSDEALDAAYFGTADDNAANAVPLSTSSPPTPTPLSTTEGESS, from the coding sequence GTGCGAGGACTCGCCAAGCGTTTCGGCGGCGTAACGGCTCTCGACGGCGTCGGCCTCTCGGTGGCGTCCGGAGAGGCGGTCGCCGTCATCGGGCCCAACGGCGCGGGCAAGAGCACACTGCTGAAGCTGATCGCCGGCGTGCACCGCCCCACCGAGGGAGAGATCTGGCTGGGGGAGCGGCGGCTGGACCGGATGTCGGCGCACCGCATCACCCGCGGTGGTGTCGCGTTGGCGCATCAGGTCCCGCGGCCCTTCCACGGCCTCACTGTCCAGGAGAACGTGCGCATCGGAGCCATGGCGGGCCGGCCTCACCTGCATTCCGGTGAGATCGACGAGATCCTCGCTCTGTGCCGGCTGGACACCAAGGCGTCCCGTCCGGCCGACTCGCTGCGGGTCCTGGACCTCAAGCGGCTGGAGGTGGCCCGGGCCCTCGCCACCCGTCCCCGGGTGCTGATGTTCGACGAGGTCGCGGCCGGGCTCGTCGGCCGCGAACTGGACGAGGCCATCGACCTGATCCGCCAGGTTCACGACCGGGGAATCACCATGCTCCTGGTCGAGCACATCGAGCGGGTCGTACGGGAGCTCGTCGACCGCGTGCTGGTACTCAACTGGGGCCGGCCCCTGGCCGAGGGCACACCGGCCGAGATCGCCGCCAACGAGGAGGTGCGGGCCGTCTACCTCGGCGACGGCGACAAGACCCAGGCGCCGCCCACCCGCACCCCGGCCGCCGTCTCTACCTCCGACACCGGTGCCGTGCTCGCGTTGGATACGGTCAGTGCGGCCTACGGCGACATGGTCGCCCTGCGGGACTTCACGATGCGCGTCGATGCGGGGCAGATCGTGACCGTCCTGGGTGCCAACGGTGCCGGCAAGTCGACGCTGTGTGCCACGATCATGGGCACTGTCGAGGCGAGATCGGGTTCGGTGCACGCCTTCGGCAAGGACATCACGGGTATGCCCACCCACGACCGGGCGCGCCTGGGGATCGCGTACTGCCAGGAAGGCCGCCGCATCTTCCCCGGTCTCACCGTTGCCGAGAATCTGATGCTCGGCGCGCCGCTCGCGCTGGGCAACGACGAGGTGCGGGCCCGTATGGAGCGGGTCCATGCCATCTTCCCGGTGCTGGCCGAGCGTGCCACGCAGCAGGCCACGACCATGTCCGGCGGCCAGCAGCAGATGCTGGCCGTGGGACGCGCCCTGATGGCCGACCCACAGGTGCTGATCTGCGACGAGATCTCACTCGGCCTCGCGCCCGTGGCCATCGACGCCCTCTACGGGGCACTGGACGAGATCAACTCCCAGGGCGTCGCCATCGTACTGGTCGAACAGAACGTCAAACGAGCGCTGGGCATCGCCGACCACGCGGTCGTGCTGTCCCGCGGCCGCATCTCCTACAGCGGTGACCCGGCCGGCCTGCTCAGCGACGAGGCCCTGGACGCCGCCTACTTCGGCACCGCCGACGACAACGCCGCGAACGCCGTTCCCCTGTCCACTTCTTCTCCTCCCACTCCCACTCCGCTCAGCACCACCGAAGGAGAGTCCTCGTGA
- a CDS encoding ABC transporter substrate-binding protein — MTRPTSRRTLAISTTAVLALTAGCAGNASTSSGGSDNGDGPIVIGTSIQLSGAFVNKQIRDGYLLAVQQVNAKGGLEVGGKKRKVELKILDNRSDTNTMVQQVRSLVLSDHAVGLLGSCCQQNIDMQGQADALKVPLVMGALPIELLPKGKGYTWDSFQSLADGAKGFYTVAAGAKTNKKTLIVTSNDAQGISAGNMWGTAGKKAGFTISATKAVPAGTTDFSDVINSGKSSGSQVLIASMAPQDCFAMWKQMKALAYKPKVAIGLNCAQTPGWGSLGKLGNGTLVQLNWSNSAGLPDTDLIVSKYGKKYTNLTDLGSVALGLHEATILLDAIKTAGSTDHEAVNKALAKSTTVSAQGPVKFVDNKSATPTFIGQWNNGVIKQVWPAKGAKPLGPLSGLN; from the coding sequence GTGACCAGACCCACCTCCCGCCGCACCCTCGCGATCAGCACCACAGCGGTCCTCGCCCTCACGGCGGGCTGTGCGGGCAACGCCTCGACGAGCAGCGGCGGCTCCGACAACGGTGACGGCCCCATCGTCATCGGGACCAGCATCCAGCTGTCCGGCGCCTTCGTGAACAAGCAGATCCGCGACGGCTACCTCCTGGCGGTGCAGCAGGTGAACGCCAAGGGCGGGCTCGAAGTGGGCGGGAAGAAGCGCAAGGTCGAGCTGAAAATCCTCGACAACCGCAGCGACACCAACACCATGGTCCAGCAGGTCCGTTCCCTGGTGCTCAGCGACCACGCCGTGGGGCTGCTGGGATCGTGCTGCCAGCAGAACATCGACATGCAGGGCCAGGCCGACGCGCTGAAGGTGCCGCTGGTGATGGGCGCCCTGCCCATCGAACTGCTGCCCAAGGGCAAGGGCTACACCTGGGACTCCTTCCAGTCACTCGCCGACGGCGCCAAGGGCTTCTACACGGTCGCCGCCGGAGCGAAGACCAACAAGAAGACGTTGATCGTCACCAGCAACGACGCCCAGGGCATCTCGGCCGGGAATATGTGGGGGACGGCCGGCAAGAAGGCCGGCTTCACCATCTCCGCCACCAAAGCCGTGCCCGCCGGCACCACGGACTTCTCCGACGTCATCAACTCCGGGAAGTCCTCGGGCTCGCAGGTGCTGATCGCCTCCATGGCCCCACAGGACTGCTTCGCCATGTGGAAGCAGATGAAGGCGCTCGCCTACAAGCCGAAGGTCGCCATCGGCCTGAACTGCGCCCAGACACCCGGCTGGGGCTCTCTCGGCAAGCTGGGCAACGGCACCCTCGTCCAGCTGAACTGGTCCAACTCGGCCGGGCTTCCGGACACCGACCTCATCGTCAGCAAGTACGGCAAGAAGTACACCAACCTCACCGACCTCGGCTCGGTCGCCCTCGGCCTGCACGAGGCGACCATCCTTCTCGACGCCATCAAGACCGCCGGAAGCACCGACCACGAGGCTGTCAACAAGGCACTGGCCAAGAGCACCACCGTCTCCGCGCAGGGCCCGGTGAAGTTCGTGGACAACAAGAGCGCCACGCCGACCTTCATCGGCCAGTGGAACAACGGCGTCATCAAGCAGGTCTGGCCTGCCAAGGGCGCGAAGCCGCTCGGCCCGCTGTCCGGGCTCAACTGA
- a CDS encoding branched-chain amino acid ABC transporter permease, with the protein MSLDVLAAGILAGGLYALIGLGISLVFGVLGLMNLAHGELVIGGAYLASLLVAGAGWDPLLALPLAMAGVALIAYPLQRYLLTPLLKGSNTAPLVGTFGLSLLAQALFQGAFGTHPKSLSAPYADSGISILGVRIQTIYLIAFALTSLLCAATHLILTRTRAGSAVRAASADPATAAVLGINVPTVYAMTFAGAAALAAAGGVLTGVAQSFTPTSGMPLLLTGMAVMALAGIGSVGGVFLAGIALGVLQSVSVGLFGGGMRDVVVYLAFFLVLAVRPQGLFRKAATG; encoded by the coding sequence GTGAGCCTCGACGTCCTGGCCGCCGGTATCCTCGCCGGCGGCCTGTACGCCCTGATCGGACTGGGTATCTCCCTGGTCTTCGGCGTCCTCGGTCTGATGAACCTGGCGCACGGCGAACTCGTCATCGGCGGCGCCTATCTTGCCTCCCTGCTCGTGGCCGGAGCCGGCTGGGACCCGCTGCTGGCCCTGCCGCTCGCCATGGCGGGCGTCGCCCTGATCGCCTACCCGCTCCAGCGGTACCTGCTCACACCGCTCCTCAAGGGGAGCAACACCGCACCGCTGGTGGGTACCTTCGGGTTGTCCCTGCTTGCCCAGGCACTTTTCCAGGGCGCTTTCGGCACCCACCCCAAGAGCCTTTCCGCCCCCTACGCCGACTCCGGCATCTCGATCCTCGGCGTACGCATCCAGACGATCTATCTGATCGCCTTCGCGCTGACCAGCCTCCTGTGCGCTGCCACCCACCTGATCCTGACCCGCACGCGCGCCGGCAGCGCGGTCAGAGCGGCTTCGGCTGACCCGGCCACGGCCGCCGTGCTCGGCATCAACGTGCCGACGGTCTACGCCATGACCTTCGCCGGCGCCGCTGCCCTGGCCGCGGCCGGCGGAGTCCTGACCGGCGTCGCCCAGAGTTTCACTCCCACCAGCGGGATGCCGTTGCTGCTGACCGGAATGGCCGTGATGGCACTGGCGGGTATCGGCAGCGTCGGCGGCGTCTTCCTCGCCGGCATCGCCCTCGGCGTCCTGCAGTCGGTCAGCGTGGGACTGTTCGGCGGCGGCATGCGCGACGTCGTCGTCTACCTCGCCTTCTTCCTCGTCCTCGCCGTACGCCCCCAAGGCCTGTTCCGAAAGGCGGCCACCGGATGA
- a CDS encoding branched-chain amino acid ABC transporter permease, which translates to MKTRPIPRGKPAGLWPAATLALLTVIAFALAPMLGLGQLDLGVTLLTYLAIAQAWNVLAGFSGQISLGAAAFMATGGYTTALLLVHTDLPWPVALLGAGVGAMLLALLLAVPLLRLRGDYFAVGTLAISIAVQALLSNWNWAGGASGLTLPTERIPSGGNLYQIAVVVAALSMALTLYVRHSAFGLRLAAVRDNEPAAAGLGVPVYRHRLAALVPTSALTGLAGAVIAFQFVVISPDGVASVNWSLNAVLMSVVGGAGTVLGPVVGVGVVYYGLTRLLQDQQTLSLVIEGILLILIVRFAPQGAWPLICRAVRLPAARRRVPPAAADTGSDPTTRTLEHV; encoded by the coding sequence ATGAAAACCCGGCCGATACCACGAGGGAAACCGGCGGGCCTGTGGCCCGCGGCCACCCTCGCCCTGCTCACGGTCATCGCCTTCGCCCTCGCCCCGATGCTCGGCCTCGGGCAACTGGACCTGGGCGTCACCCTGCTGACGTATCTCGCGATCGCCCAGGCCTGGAACGTGCTCGCCGGCTTCAGCGGCCAGATCTCCCTCGGCGCCGCCGCCTTCATGGCGACCGGCGGCTACACCACCGCTCTCCTCCTCGTCCACACGGACCTGCCCTGGCCGGTGGCCCTGCTCGGCGCGGGCGTCGGCGCGATGCTGCTCGCCCTCCTGCTCGCCGTACCGCTCCTGCGCCTGCGCGGCGACTACTTCGCCGTGGGCACACTGGCCATCTCCATCGCCGTCCAGGCCCTCCTCAGCAACTGGAACTGGGCCGGCGGCGCCAGCGGCCTGACCCTGCCCACGGAGAGGATCCCCAGCGGCGGCAACCTGTACCAGATCGCGGTCGTCGTCGCCGCCCTGTCCATGGCCCTCACCCTCTACGTCCGCCACAGCGCCTTCGGCCTGCGCCTCGCCGCCGTACGCGACAACGAACCGGCCGCCGCCGGGCTCGGCGTCCCCGTCTACCGGCACCGGCTTGCCGCGTTGGTGCCCACCAGCGCACTCACCGGCCTGGCCGGAGCGGTGATCGCCTTCCAGTTCGTCGTCATCTCCCCGGACGGTGTGGCCAGTGTCAACTGGAGCCTGAACGCGGTCCTCATGTCCGTGGTCGGCGGCGCGGGCACGGTACTCGGACCGGTAGTCGGCGTGGGCGTCGTCTACTACGGGCTGACCCGCCTGCTCCAGGACCAGCAGACGCTGTCCCTGGTCATCGAAGGCATCCTGCTGATCCTCATCGTCCGCTTCGCCCCCCAGGGAGCCTGGCCGCTGATCTGCCGGGCGGTGCGCCTTCCGGCCGCCCGCCGCCGGGTCCCGCCGGCCGCAGCGGACACCGGCTCCGATCCCACAACCCGGACTCTGGAGCACGTATGA
- a CDS encoding ATP-binding protein, with amino-acid sequence MCAPRVRVPAPADGTGPAVAVPGRLCRRSADLRARSGQRRPGIDPAVTDRVFERFYRVDPSRSRGQGGSGLGLAIASTIACLCDQIPARSVQQRNTDALRRDHAQGV; translated from the coding sequence GTGTGTGCGCCACGCGTGCGAGTGCCGGCGCCGGCGGACGGAACCGGTCCGGCCGTAGCGGTTCCGGGGCGCCTCTGCCGCAGGAGCGCGGATCTGCGTGCTCGAAGTGGCCAGCGACGGCCGGGGATCGACCCGGCGGTGACCGACCGGGTCTTCGAACGCTTCTACCGGGTGGACCCGTCCCGCTCCCGCGGCCAGGGCGGCTCCGGCCTCGGCCTGGCGATCGCGAGCACGATCGCCTGTCTTTGTGACCAGATACCGGCGCGGAGTGTTCAACAACGCAATACTGACGCGCTGCGAAGAGATCATGCGCAAGGTGTGTGA